Proteins encoded within one genomic window of Humulus lupulus chromosome 1, drHumLupu1.1, whole genome shotgun sequence:
- the LOC133781689 gene encoding AAA-ATPase At5g17760-like: MFFSNEMPSLYSVFTVMASITASMVFFQSMINQIIPKQVSNYLISLLQDLFKAHAPTITFIFEKGSEYGTRNQIYDAASVYITTLKRSPETRRLRVRKSPKEKALVFRLDDGEMVTDLYEGVELEWRFVLRTESDKDSGGESYEKRLYELSFHKKHEDKVSKSYIPFVLERAKAIDEENRYLKMHTLNMGFNGPCLGVNWQPVNLEHPATFDTLAMNQSKKTNIIEDLDRFVRRKEFYKKVGRAWKRGYLLFGPPGTGKSSLVAAMANHLKFDIYDLQLGNIQRDSDLRRLLLATENRSILVIEDIDCSVRLPDRLNGEGEHQLIRSDNPNDKKNVLTLSGLLNFIDGLWSSCGDERIVIFTTNHKEKLEPALLRPGRMDVHIHMGYCTYEAFKQLASNYLEASGDHQLYGEIKDLLEQVEVTPAQVAEEFLKHDDADSALEQLVNLLRRMNNMEGDLLDHYSEAIYGQ, encoded by the exons ATGTTTTTCTCCAATGAAATGCCATCTTTGTACTCGGTTTTCACAGTCATGGCTTCCATTACGGCCTCCATGGTGTTTTTCCAGTCCATGATTAACCAAATCATACCCAAACAGGTGAGCAACTACCTTATTTCCTTGCTCCAGGACTTGTTCAAAGCTCACGCCCCGACCATAACCTTCATCTTCGAAAAGGGCAGCGAATACGGCACCCGCAACCAGATCTACGACGCGGCCAGCGTTTACATCACCACCCTCAAACGTAGCCCCGAAACCAGAAGGCTCAGGGTTCGCAAAAGCCCTAAAGAGAAAGCTTTGGTCTTTCGTCTGGACGACGGCGAGATGGTAACCGACTTGTACGAGGGTGTCGAGCTTGAGTGGCGATTCGTACTTCGTACAGAGTCGGACAAGGACAGCGGCGGCGAAAGCTACGAGAAGCGGCTGTACGAGCTGAGCTTTCACAAGAAACACGAAGACAAAGTTTCAAAATCCTATATCCCTTTCGTACTCGAGAGAGCTAAAGCCATTGATGAAGAGAATAGGTATTTGAAGATGCACACTCTGAACATGGGGTTCAACGGCCCTTGTCTCGGTGTCAACTGGCAACCTGTTAATCTCGAGCACCCAGCAACGTTCGACACTTTGGCCATGAACCAGAGCAAAAAGACTAATATTATTGAGGATCTCGACAGGTTTGTGAGGAGGAAAGAGTTTTACAAGAAAGTTGGGAGAGCATGGAAACGAGGGTACTTGTTGTTTGGGCCTCCGGGGACTGGTAAATCGAGCTTGGTGGCCGCCATGGCTAACCACCTTAAGTTCGATATATATGACTTGCAACTTGGTAATATACAAAGAGACTCTGACCTCAGAAGGTTGCTTCTAGCAACCGAAAACAGGTCCATTCTCGTCATTGAAGACATTGATTGCAGTGTTCGACTCCCTGATCGTCTCAACGGAGAAGGAGAGCATCAACTCATCAGGTCTGACAACCCAAACGACAAGAAAAATGTT TTGACATTATCTGGGCTACTGAACTTCATAGATGGATTATGGTCAAGTTGTGGAGATGAAAGGATCGTCATATTCACCACAAACCACAAGGAGAAGTTAGAACCAGCTCTCTTGCGACCTGGCCGCATGGACGTGCATATTCACATGGGCTACTGTACTTACGAGGCATTCAAGCAATTGGCCTCAAATTACTTGGAAGCCTCTGGTGACCACCAACTCTATGGTGAGATCAAAGACTTACTCGAACAAGTAGAGGTGACTCCAGCCCAAGTTGCAGAGGAGTTCTTGAAGCACGATGATGCTGATTCTGCACTCGAGCAACTTGTCAATCTTCTTAGAAGAATGAATAACATGGAAGGCGATCTTCTCGATCACTACTCTGAGGCTATATATGGTCAATAA